A stretch of Kryptolebias marmoratus isolate JLee-2015 linkage group LG24, ASM164957v2, whole genome shotgun sequence DNA encodes these proteins:
- the map2k2a gene encoding dual specificity mitogen-activated protein kinase kinase 2a — MAPKRRPVPLNITPIGEGQATSNTIDAASEANLEALQKKLGELDLDEQQRKRLEAFLTQKAQVGELKDEDFDPICELGAGNGGVVNKVRHKPSGLVMARKLIHLEIKPAIRNQIIRELQVLHECNSPYIVGFYGAFYSDGEISICMEHMDGGSLDQVLKEARRIPEEILGKVSIAVLRGLAYLREKHQIMHRDVKPSNILVNSRGEIKLCDFGVSGQLIDSMANSFVGTRSYMSPERLQGTHYSVQSDVWSMGLSLVELAIGRYPIPPPDAKELEAIFGRAVMDGAEGEAHTNMPRPRPPGRPVSGHGMDCRPAMAIFELLDYIVNEPPPKLPHGVFTSDFQDFVTKCLIKNPAERADLKMLMSHTFIKRSEVEEVDFAGWLCKTMGLNQPSTPTRGTE, encoded by the exons ATGGCTCCAAAAAGAAGACCAGTTCCTCTGAACATTACGCCCATTGGGGAGGGACAGGCCACCTCCAACACCATTGATGCTGCATCAGA AGCCAACCTCGAGGCCTTACAAAAGAAGCTGGGCGAGCTGGACCTCGACGAGCAGCAAAGGAAACGTCTCGAAGCCTTCCTCACCCAGAAAGCCCAGGTCGGGGAGCTGAAGGACGAAGACTTCGACCCAATTTGTGAGTTGGGTGCCGGAAACGGAGGAGTGGTCAACAAGGTCCGCCACAAACCCTCGGGTTTGGTCATGGCTCGAAAG TTAATCCACCTGGAAATCAAGCCCGCCATCAGAAACCAGATCATCAGAGAGCTGCAGGTGCTGCATGAATGCAACTCTCCCTACATCGTGGGCTTCTATGGAGCCTTTTACAGTGATGGCGAGATCAGCATCTGTATGGAGCACATG GACGGCGGGTCATTGGACCAGGTTCTAAAGGAAGCTAGAAGAATCCCAGAAGAAATACTTGGGAAAGTTAGCATAGCT GTGTTGAGGGGATTAGCTTATCTGCGAGAAAAGCACCAAATCATGCACAGAG ACGTCAAGCCCTCCAACATCCTGGTCAATTCCCGCGGGGAGATCAAGCTGTGCGACTTCGGTGTGAGCGGCCAGCTCATAGATTCCATGGCCAACTCCTTTGTTGGAACGCGCTCCTACATGTCG CCGGAGAGACTGCAGGGCACTCACTACTCTGTTCAGTCTGACGTGTGGAGCATGGGCCTGTCCCTGGTGGAGCTGGCGATCGGCCGCTACCCCATCCCCCCACCAGACGCCAAAGAGCTGGAGGCCATCTTCGGTCGTGCCGTTATGGACGGAGCTGAGGGAGAGGCTCACACCAACATGCCTAGGCCTAGACCACCAGGCAGGCCAGTGAGCG GACACGGGATGGACTGCAGACCTGCCATGGCCATATTTGAACTGTTGGACTACATCGTCAATGAG CCCCCCCCTAAACTGCCACACGGTGTCTTCACCAGTGACTTCCAGGACTTTGTGACTAAATG CTTGATTAAAAACCCAGCTGAGAGAGCAGATCTAAAGATGCTTATG AGTCACACATTCATCAAGCGGTCAGAAGTGGAGGAAGTAGACTTTGCCGGCTGGTTGTGCAAAACCATGGGTCTCAACCAGCCCAGCACTCCCACCCGTGGCACTGAGTGA
- the zbtb7a gene encoding zinc finger and BTB domain-containing protein 7A: MSSGAGGRGGRRLRGIASSGGGGGRGGAGEAEEGPVGIPFPEHSADVLGSLNKQRLSGLLCDVLLVTQDREFPAHRSVLASCSSYFHKLFTSGAAADQQNIYNIDFVAAEALGALLDFAYTATLTVSHNSVADILAAAHLLEIPPVQDVCTHLLDTKVLSPPAGNERRNENGDEEGKGREVKEQGNRIRAREYLEYFQRGAHWSSSCSTPELRDLPTHLHFNHGNGSTPSNGAPAGLSEYYSPLALALSQPHTQEPKEEDEEEEEDEDEEAVQGNGGNLSSSLYPTSQNGHYYLPPESQQDIKVEDGHREVMGSERGSASALLQEMMNSIERQKKSTTPGEEQGDGDDPDMEFYLNYFSSTQHEDAASASVTQGVPSLWLSRGSTGQHRAGGERGSGAGGGGGERKMRSKAFQKCPICSKVIQGAGKLPRHIRTHTGEKPYECAICKVRFTRQDKLKVHMRKHTGEKPYLCTQCGAAFAHNYDLKNHMRVHTGLRPYQCSSCFKTFVRSDHLHRHLKKDGCNGIPSRRGRKPRVREPGLLEAPPGFLSAGSDTGPGPRIIKGRRCSEGAPAAEVEGAAGVHSHSPQLQELAGEAGP; encoded by the exons ATGTCGTCAGGGGCCGGCGGGAGAGGAGGAAGGCGGCTCCGGGGAATAGCGAGCAGCGGAGGtgggggagggagaggaggagcaggcgAGGCAGAGGAAGGCCCCGTGGGGATCCCTTTCCCTGAGCACAGTGCGGACGTCCTGGGCAGCCTGAACAAGCAGCGGCTCAGCGGGCTGCTGTGTGACGTCCTCCTGGTCACCCAAGACCGGGAGTTTCCGGCTCACCGTTCCGTCCTGGCGTCCTGTAGCTCCTACTTCCACAAGCTCTTCACTTCAGGGGCCGCCGCTGACCAACAGAACATCTACAACATCGACTTTGTGGCGGCGGAGGCTCTGGGGGCTTTGCTGGACTTTGCCTACACAGCCACACTGACAGTCAGCCACAACAGTGTGGCTGACATCCTTGCTGCTGCACACCTCCTGGAAATCCCACCTGTTCAGGACGTCTGTACACACCTGCTGGACACCAAAGTGCTCTCCCCGCCG GCGGGCAATGAGCGAAGAAACGAGAATGGCGATGAAGAGGGGAAAGGCAGAGAAGTCAAGGAGCAGGGGAACCGGATTCGGGCCCGGGAGTACCTGGAGTACTTCCAGAGAGGGGCGcactggagcagcagctgcagcacgCCAGAGCTCAGGGACCTACCCACACACCTGCACTTTAACCACGGTAACGGGAGCACCCCCAGCAATGGGGCTCCTGCTGGCCTCAGTGAGTACTACTCCCCACTGGCCCTTGCCTTGTCACAGCCCCATACGCAGGAACCaaaggaggaggacgaggaggaggaggaagatgaggatgaAGAGGCAGTGCAGGGCAACGGAGGAAACTTGAGTTCGTCCTTATATCCTACATCTCAAAATGGTCACTACTACCTCCCCCCTGAGTCTCAGCAGGACATCAAAGTGGAGGACGGTCATAGGGAGGTGATGGGGAGTGAGAGGGGCTCAGCCAGTGCCCTCCTGCAAGAAATGATGAACTCTATCGAGAGGCAGAAGAAGTCTACAACGCCTGGGGAGGAACAGGGAGATGGAGACGATCCCGACATGGAATTTTACTTGAATTATTTTAGCAGCACGCAACACGAGGATGCAGCTTCTGCTTCTGTAACGCAGGGAGTGCCGTCGCTGTGGTTATCACGAGGCAGTACAGGCCAACAcagagcaggaggagagagaggcAGCGGggctggaggaggtggaggagagaggaagatgCGCTCTAAGGCCTTCCAGAAGTGCCCCATATGCTCGAAGGTCATTCAAGGTGCAGGCAAGCTACCCCGCCATATCAGAACGCACACGGGAGAGAAACCCTATGAATGCGCCATCTGCAAAGTGCGCTTTACCAG ACAGGACAAGCTCAAGGTTCACATGCGAAAGCATACAGGAGAGAAGCCTTACCTGTGTACACAATGTGGAGCTGCCTTCGCTCACAACTACGACCTGAAGAATCACATGCGTGTGCACACCGGCCTGCGTCCCTACCAGTGCTCCAGCTGCTTTAAGACTTTTGTGCGTTCAGATCATCTGCATCGCCACCTTAAGAAGGACGGCTGCAATGGCATCCCCTCCCGTCGTGGCAGAAAACCTCGGGTGAGAGAGCCCGGGCTCCTGGAGGCCCCCCCAGGTTTCCTGAGCGCCGGCTCCGACACCGGGCCCGGGCCTCGCATCATCAAGGGACGACGGTGTTCGGAGGGAGCCCCTGCCGCGGAGGTGGAGGGTGCCGCTGGAGTCCACTCGCACAGTCCGCAGCTGCAGGAGCTAGCAGGGGAGGCAGGGCCCTGA